The Cherax quadricarinatus isolate ZL_2023a chromosome 53, ASM3850222v1, whole genome shotgun sequence genome includes a region encoding these proteins:
- the LOC138854237 gene encoding adhesive plaque matrix protein-like: MLQMQASGVCVVVLAVVVTVVADPSYPQPAPCYPKTQYVTQYQTQVQEVPVYKTVYETQVVPTTFYQTQYHTQYQTKYQTQYVPQYVTQTVYKTQVQYVTQYQTVYKTQYQTQYVTKTQYVPQYITQTQYQTQYVTQTHYQTVYKTEYKPQYVTKTQVEYHTQYQTQVVPEYHTVTKTQHTYKTVCPKPSYGY; encoded by the exons ATGTTACAGATGCAGGCTtcaggagtgtgtgtggtggtgttggctgtggtggtgacagtggtggctgaCCCAAGCTACCCTCAACCAGCTCCCTGCTACCCAAAGACCCAGTATGTCACTCAGTACCAGACACAGGTCCAAGAG GTGCCAGTGTATAAAACAGTCTACGAAACACAAGTCGTccccaccaccttctatcagaCCCAGTACCACACCCAGTACCAGACGAAGTACCAAACCCAGTACGTTCCCCAGTATGTCACCCAAACAGTCTACAAGACGCAAGTTCAGTACGTGACTCAGTACCAGACCGTATACAAGACCCAGTACCAAACTCAGTATGTGACCAAGACCCAATATGTGCCACAGTACATAACACAGACACAATACCAGACTCAATACGTTACCCAGACTCACTACCAGACTGTGTACAAGACTGAATACAAACCCCAGTATGTAACAAAGACTCAGGTAGAGTACCACACCCAGTACCAAACCCAAGTGGTCCCCGAGTACCACACGGTCACCAAGACCCAGCACACGTACAAGACCGTGTGTCCCAAGCCTTCCTACGGCTACTGA
- the LOC138854238 gene encoding adhesive plaque matrix protein-like, with protein sequence MLQMQASGVCVVVLAVVVAVVADPSYPQPAPCYPKTQYVTQYQTQVQEVPVYKTVYKTQVVPTTFYQTQYQTQYQTKYQTQYVPQYVTQTVYKTQVQYVTQYQTVYKTQYHTQYVTKTQYVSQYITQTQYQTQYVTQTHYQTVYKTEYKPQYVTKTQVEYHTQYQTQVVPEYHTVTKTQHTYKTECPKPSYGY encoded by the exons ATGCTACAGATGCAGGCTtcaggagtgtgtgtggtggtgttggctgtggtggtggcagtggtggctgaCCCAAGCTACCCTCAACCAGCTCCCTGCTACCCAAAGACCCAGTATGTCACTCAGTACCAGACACAGGTCCAGGAG GTGCCAGTGTATAAAACAGTCTACAAAACACAAGTCGTccccaccaccttctatcagaCCCAGTACCAAACCCAGTACCAGACGAAGTACCAAACCCAATACGTTCCCCAGTATGTCACCCAGACAGTCTACAAGACGCAAGTTCAGTACGTGACTCAGTACCAGACCGTATACAagacccagtaccacactcagtATGTGACCAAGACCCAATATgtatcacagtacataacacagaCACAATACCAGACTCAATACGTTACCCAGACTCACTACCAGACTGTGTACAAGACTGAATACAAACCCCAGTATGTAACAAAGACTCAGGTAGAATACCACACCCAGTACCAAACCCAAGTGGTCCCCGAGTACCACACGGTCACCAAGACCCAGCACACGTACAAGACCGAGTGTCCCAAGCCTTCCTACGGTTACTGA